A stretch of the Streptomyces sp. NBC_01428 genome encodes the following:
- a CDS encoding DoxX family protein produces MTHGMRSDTHDPYLEERRSWRDTASRYALLPLRIFLGVTFIYAGLDKLTDSTFLKSSGSGSIGDMMRTVRDSSAIPALVDLSLKSPVGFGYAIAFGELAVGIGTLIGLLARIAALGGALISLSLWLTVSWASDPYYYGNDLIYLMAWLPLVLAGASVFSLDAALRSRRRQRAGSYN; encoded by the coding sequence ATGACTCACGGTATGCGGTCGGACACGCACGACCCGTATCTGGAGGAGAGGCGAAGCTGGCGGGACACCGCAAGCCGCTACGCCCTGCTCCCCCTACGCATCTTCCTCGGCGTCACCTTCATCTACGCCGGCCTCGACAAACTCACCGACAGCACCTTCCTGAAGTCCTCCGGCTCGGGCTCGATCGGCGACATGATGCGCACGGTCCGCGACTCCTCCGCGATCCCGGCCCTCGTGGACCTCTCCCTGAAGAGCCCCGTCGGCTTCGGGTACGCCATCGCGTTCGGTGAACTGGCCGTCGGCATCGGCACCCTCATCGGCCTGCTGGCCCGCATCGCCGCGCTGGGCGGCGCCCTCATCTCGCTCAGCCTGTGGCTGACGGTGAGCTGGGCCTCGGACCCGTACTACTACGGAAACGACCTGATCTACCTGATGGCGTGGCTCCCCCTCGTCCTGGCGGGTGCTTCCGTCTTCTCGCTCGACGCGGCCCTACGGTCCCGGCGCAGGCAACGCGCCGGGTCCTACAACTAG
- a CDS encoding DUF4429 domain-containing protein, with product MAEIIQRDGTWAFDGSTVRITPGLHRSVPLFRQTYGEVAVPLEAVAGVAHEPERRRGRLRLRLREGADPLLQATGGRLPDAADPYRLAVDVDRSGVAAYVAEEIRRALLLDQIPKEPATAYLLTGPPVPVSVRSSDGTVSFDGTQVRIDWADTSDRVKRATGPRIIATGDLVQVEWLPNSGFEDGFLRFVTRDAVFSKLPAEKDPYALHLWGSTRRDLLTALVAAAVTARLPHPSTRAGEAADAPRAAAVVPPRSDHHDVLLRRLRELGDLHRDGVLTDEEFARTKAAVLRGF from the coding sequence ATGGCCGAGATCATCCAGCGTGACGGGACCTGGGCCTTCGACGGCAGCACGGTCCGGATCACGCCGGGACTGCACCGCAGCGTCCCGCTGTTCCGGCAGACGTACGGGGAGGTCGCCGTCCCGCTGGAGGCGGTGGCGGGTGTCGCGCACGAGCCCGAACGCAGGCGCGGCCGGCTGAGACTGCGGCTGCGCGAGGGCGCCGATCCGCTGCTCCAGGCGACCGGGGGCCGGCTCCCGGACGCGGCGGACCCCTACCGGCTGGCGGTCGACGTGGACCGTTCCGGGGTCGCCGCGTACGTCGCCGAGGAGATCCGCCGCGCGCTGCTCCTGGACCAGATCCCGAAGGAGCCGGCGACGGCGTATCTGCTCACGGGGCCGCCCGTCCCGGTGTCGGTCCGGTCCAGCGACGGGACCGTGTCCTTCGACGGGACGCAGGTACGGATCGACTGGGCGGACACCTCGGACCGGGTCAAGCGGGCGACGGGGCCGCGGATCATCGCGACGGGCGACCTGGTGCAGGTCGAGTGGCTGCCCAACTCCGGCTTCGAGGACGGTTTCCTGCGCTTCGTGACGCGGGACGCGGTGTTCTCGAAACTGCCGGCGGAGAAGGACCCGTACGCCCTCCACCTGTGGGGCAGCACCCGCCGCGACCTGCTCACGGCCCTGGTCGCGGCGGCGGTCACGGCACGGCTGCCGCATCCCTCGACGCGCGCCGGCGAGGCCGCGGACGCCCCTCGGGCGGCTGCGGTCGTGCCGCCGCGCTCCGACCACCACGACGTACTGCTGCGGCGCCTGCGGGAGTTGGGCGACCTGCACCGCGACGGCGTCCTGACGGACGAGGAGTTCGCCCGGACGAAGGCGGCGGTCCTGCGCGGCTTCTAG
- a CDS encoding class II aldolase/adducin family protein has protein sequence MHGPTPPLPRPTDQLRFAMPPMHESLDDERQHRKERLAGALRLFGRLGFEDGVSGHITARDPEYSDCFWVNPFGMPFKHVTVSDLVMANQDGQVVQGRYHVNQAAFTVHSQVHAARPDVVAVAHCHSVHGRALAALGDLLDPITQESCAFYEDHALYDAYTGVAVDAEEGRRIANALGSRKALVLRNHGPLTVGDSVDAAAWWFLSMERSSQVQLTAKAAGRPLLIDHKQAVATREQLGGDLVAWINYQPLWQDISRSEPDLLS, from the coding sequence ATGCACGGGCCCACCCCGCCCCTGCCCCGCCCCACCGACCAGCTGCGGTTCGCCATGCCGCCGATGCACGAGTCGCTCGACGACGAACGGCAGCACCGCAAGGAGCGGCTGGCCGGCGCGCTGCGCCTGTTCGGGCGGCTCGGCTTCGAGGACGGTGTCTCCGGGCACATCACCGCACGCGACCCGGAGTACAGCGACTGCTTCTGGGTCAATCCCTTCGGCATGCCGTTCAAGCACGTCACCGTGAGCGACCTGGTGATGGCCAACCAGGACGGCCAGGTCGTCCAGGGCCGCTATCACGTCAACCAGGCCGCGTTCACCGTGCACTCGCAAGTCCACGCCGCCCGCCCCGACGTGGTCGCCGTCGCCCACTGCCACTCCGTGCACGGCCGCGCCCTCGCCGCCCTCGGAGACCTGCTCGACCCGATCACGCAGGAGAGCTGCGCCTTCTACGAGGATCACGCCCTCTACGACGCGTACACCGGCGTGGCCGTCGACGCCGAGGAGGGCCGCAGGATCGCGAACGCGCTGGGCAGCCGCAAGGCGCTGGTGCTGCGCAACCACGGGCCGCTGACCGTCGGGGACTCGGTGGACGCCGCGGCCTGGTGGTTCCTGTCCATGGAGCGCTCCAGCCAGGTCCAGCTCACCGCGAAGGCCGCCGGCCGTCCCCTTCTCATCGACCACAAGCAGGCCGTCGCCACCCGCGAACAACTCGGCGGCGACCTGGTCGCCTGGATCAACTACCAGCCCCTGTGGCAGGACATCAGCCGCAGCGAACCGGATCTCCTGAGCTAG
- a CDS encoding pyridoxamine 5'-phosphate oxidase family protein — translation MDGRLERMNWDALSAAEPDLAATVEARFGAFTHHTLATLRQDGSPRTSGIEVRIVGGELWLGMMPDSLKALDLRRDPRFALQANPGAGTDMGGGDVRVSGRAVEVGDDDPAKAAYVKEVEPPEPFHLFRTELTEVTRTYVEDEKYLVVQVWKPGAPVRTLKRT, via the coding sequence ATGGACGGCAGACTGGAACGCATGAACTGGGACGCCCTCTCCGCAGCCGAACCTGACCTCGCCGCCACCGTCGAGGCGCGCTTCGGCGCCTTCACCCACCACACCCTCGCGACCCTTCGCCAGGACGGCTCGCCCCGTACGTCCGGCATCGAGGTGCGCATCGTCGGCGGCGAGCTGTGGCTGGGCATGATGCCGGACTCGCTGAAGGCCCTCGACCTCCGCCGCGACCCGCGCTTCGCGCTCCAGGCGAACCCAGGGGCCGGCACGGACATGGGCGGCGGCGACGTCCGCGTGAGCGGCCGGGCCGTCGAGGTCGGCGACGACGACCCCGCGAAGGCCGCGTACGTGAAAGAGGTGGAACCGCCGGAGCCGTTCCACCTCTTCCGCACCGAGCTGACGGAGGTCACACGGACCTACGTGGAGGACGAGAAGTATCTGGTCGTCCAGGTCTGGAAGCCCGGCGCGCCGGTGCGCACGCTCAAGCGGACCTAG
- the guaA gene encoding glutamine-hydrolyzing GMP synthase produces the protein MPEASPAAPDTVLVVDFGAQYAQLIARRVREARVYSEIVPSSMPVEEMLAKNPAAIILSGGPSSVYAEGAPRLDRALFDAGVPVFGMCYGFQLMATTLGGTVDNSGAREYGRTPLHVSKSGSTLFEGTPDEQPVWMSHGDACSAAPEGFTVTASTDVVPVAAFENDEKKLYGVQYHPEVMHSTHGQQVLEHFLYRGAGITPTWTTGNVIDEQVALIREQVGTKRAICGLSGGVDSAVAAALVQKAIGSQLTCVYVDHGLMRQGETEQVEKDFVAATGVQLKVVDAEERFLTALKGVSDPEEKRKIIGREFIRVFEQAQAEIIAEAAEGEDVAFLVQGTLYPDVVESGGGTGTANIKSHHNVGGLPEDLEFQLVEPLRQLFKDEVRMVGQELGLPDEIVQRQPFPGPGLGIRIVGEVTKERLDLLRAADAIAREELTAAGLDRDIWQCPVVLLADVRSVGVQGDGRTYGHPIVLRPVSSEDAMTADWSRLPYDVLAKISTRITNEVADVNRVVLDVTSKPPGTIEWE, from the coding sequence GTGCCAGAAGCGTCCCCCGCCGCCCCCGACACCGTCCTGGTCGTCGACTTCGGTGCGCAGTACGCCCAGCTCATCGCCCGTCGCGTCCGTGAGGCCCGGGTCTACAGCGAGATCGTGCCGAGCAGCATGCCGGTCGAGGAGATGCTCGCCAAGAACCCGGCCGCGATCATCCTCTCCGGCGGCCCCTCGTCGGTGTACGCGGAGGGCGCCCCGCGCCTGGACCGCGCGCTCTTCGACGCCGGCGTCCCCGTCTTCGGCATGTGCTACGGCTTCCAGCTGATGGCGACGACCCTCGGCGGCACGGTCGACAACTCCGGCGCCCGTGAGTACGGCCGTACGCCGCTGCACGTCTCGAAATCCGGCTCCACCCTCTTCGAGGGCACCCCCGACGAGCAGCCGGTGTGGATGTCGCACGGCGACGCCTGCTCCGCCGCTCCCGAGGGCTTCACCGTCACGGCGTCCACGGACGTGGTCCCGGTCGCCGCCTTCGAGAACGACGAGAAGAAGCTCTACGGCGTCCAGTACCACCCCGAGGTCATGCACTCCACGCACGGCCAGCAGGTGCTGGAGCACTTCCTGTACCGCGGCGCGGGCATCACCCCGACCTGGACCACCGGCAACGTCATCGACGAGCAGGTCGCCCTCATCCGCGAGCAGGTCGGCACCAAGCGCGCCATCTGCGGTCTGTCCGGCGGCGTGGACTCCGCGGTCGCCGCGGCCCTCGTCCAGAAGGCCATCGGCTCCCAGCTCACCTGTGTGTACGTCGACCACGGTCTGATGCGCCAGGGCGAGACCGAGCAGGTCGAGAAGGACTTCGTCGCCGCGACCGGCGTCCAGCTCAAGGTCGTGGACGCGGAGGAGCGCTTCCTCACCGCACTCAAGGGCGTCTCGGACCCCGAGGAGAAGCGGAAGATCATCGGGCGCGAGTTCATCCGCGTCTTCGAGCAGGCCCAGGCGGAGATCATCGCCGAGGCCGCCGAGGGCGAGGACGTCGCCTTCCTCGTGCAGGGCACGCTCTACCCGGACGTGGTCGAGTCCGGCGGCGGCACCGGCACGGCCAACATCAAGTCCCACCACAACGTGGGCGGCCTTCCCGAGGACCTGGAGTTCCAGCTCGTCGAGCCGCTGCGCCAGCTGTTCAAGGACGAGGTCCGGATGGTCGGACAGGAACTCGGCCTGCCGGACGAGATCGTCCAGCGCCAGCCGTTCCCCGGCCCCGGCCTCGGCATCCGCATCGTCGGCGAGGTCACCAAGGAGCGCCTCGACCTGCTCCGCGCCGCCGACGCCATCGCCCGCGAGGAGCTGACCGCCGCCGGTCTCGACCGGGACATCTGGCAGTGCCCGGTCGTCCTGCTCGCCGACGTGCGCAGCGTGGGGGTCCAGGGCGACGGCCGGACGTACGGCCACCCGATCGTGCTCCGTCCGGTGTCCAGCGAGGACGCCATGACGGCCGACTGGTCACGGCTGCCGTACGACGTCCTGGCGAAGATCTCGACGCGCATCACGAACGAGGTCGCGGACGTCAACCGCGTCGTGCTCGACGTGACGAGCAAGCCGCCGGGCACCATCGAGTGGGAGTAG
- a CDS encoding chorismate mutase yields MTDVLDKTGARTDEAADVITGARERIDALDDRIIGLVQERMAVSAVIQEARMTSGGRRVNLSREMEILGHYREALGKPGTSLAMTLLELCRGRV; encoded by the coding sequence ATGACCGACGTACTCGACAAGACCGGCGCCCGCACCGACGAGGCCGCCGACGTGATCACCGGCGCCCGTGAGCGCATCGACGCACTCGACGACCGGATCATCGGCCTCGTCCAGGAACGGATGGCCGTCTCGGCGGTGATCCAGGAGGCCCGCATGACCTCCGGCGGCCGCCGGGTGAACCTCTCCCGCGAGATGGAGATCCTCGGCCACTACCGCGAGGCGCTCGGCAAGCCGGGCACCTCACTGGCCATGACGCTCCTCGAACTGTGCCGCGGCCGGGTCTGA
- a CDS encoding LAETG motif-containing sortase-dependent surface protein, protein MKIRRALATAAATAVIAPLALLSVAPAALAEESATPSASASASESASESASASPTQTTPEPTDTTSASATATASGSSGPSASAPASESAPASASTSPSSSASPSPSGSTPADICVDENGEDVSELSADLTSSLTGLPQRIVAGAGWTAFKYNVSNHGDRAIADITPLIGVAAAGWDGRDYSGKITVQVLDKASGSWKEVAGAAGEGGTFTPFSLNAGASTSYQLRLSVSGKVPDAVGITAGFAQYADDAGCWIADDPNGWIYEFAILAAGSDAGDPPDSKPQTGGAKEIKDVKKVDATGSLAETGSSSALPTIALAGGIAVVAGAGALIVVRRRRSGDATA, encoded by the coding sequence ATGAAGATTCGCCGTGCCCTGGCCACCGCGGCCGCGACGGCTGTCATAGCCCCGCTCGCGCTGCTGTCGGTCGCCCCGGCCGCCCTCGCGGAGGAGAGCGCCACCCCGAGCGCGAGCGCGAGCGCGTCCGAATCCGCGTCGGAGTCGGCCTCCGCGAGCCCGACCCAGACGACCCCGGAGCCCACGGACACCACGTCCGCCTCGGCGACGGCGACCGCTTCGGGCAGTTCCGGCCCGTCCGCGTCGGCACCGGCGTCGGAGTCCGCCCCGGCCTCCGCGTCCACCTCGCCGTCCTCCTCCGCCTCGCCGAGTCCGAGCGGGAGCACCCCGGCGGACATCTGCGTCGACGAGAACGGTGAGGACGTCAGCGAGCTGAGCGCCGACCTCACCAGCAGCCTGACGGGCCTGCCCCAGCGGATCGTCGCGGGCGCCGGCTGGACCGCCTTCAAGTACAACGTCTCCAACCACGGCGACCGCGCCATCGCGGACATCACCCCGCTGATCGGCGTCGCGGCCGCGGGCTGGGACGGCAGGGACTACTCGGGCAAGATCACCGTCCAGGTCCTCGACAAGGCCTCCGGCTCCTGGAAGGAGGTCGCCGGCGCGGCGGGCGAGGGCGGCACGTTCACCCCGTTCTCGCTGAACGCGGGCGCCTCCACCTCGTACCAGCTCCGGCTGAGCGTCAGTGGCAAGGTGCCGGACGCCGTCGGCATCACCGCGGGCTTCGCGCAGTACGCGGACGACGCGGGCTGCTGGATCGCGGACGACCCGAACGGCTGGATCTACGAGTTCGCGATCCTGGCCGCCGGTTCGGACGCGGGCGACCCGCCGGACTCCAAGCCGCAGACCGGTGGCGCGAAGGAGATCAAGGACGTCAAGAAGGTGGACGCCACCGGCTCGCTCGCCGAGACGGGTTCGTCCTCCGCCCTGCCGACCATCGCGCTCGCCGGTGGTATCGCCGTCGTCGCCGGTGCCGGCGCGCTGATCGTCGTCCGTCGCCGCAGGTCCGGTGACGCGACCGCCTAG
- a CDS encoding GMC oxidoreductase gives MSQESSVQEQPDAAADTGEGTYDYDVLVVGSGFGGSVTALRLTEKGYRVGVLEAGRRFTREALPKNSWDIRNYLWAPRLGMYGIQRIHLLGNVMVLAGAGVGGGSLNYANTLYVPPKPFFDDPQWKDITDWEEELKPYYDQARRMLGVRLNPTMTPSDVHLKAAAERMGVGDSFHLAPVGVFFGDGQDADGAAKATAGQEVADPYFGGAGPARKACTECGECMTGCRHGAKNTLNENYLYLAEKAGAVVHPMTTVVSVTDDSRGGYAVQTLPTDERRKGEGRTLTARRVVLAAGTYGTQTLLHRMKAGGQLPYLSKRLGELTRTNSEALVGAQTDDRRYRKLHGTPKADFTRGVAITSSIHPDENTHIEPVRYGRGSNAMGGLSILQVPYAEGSSRVAGWFANAARHPLLVLRSLSNRRWSERTIIGLVMQSLDNSLTTYVKPKGAGKGLLTARQGHGAPNPKQIKAASQAATTLAEEINGFAGSNVGELMGTPLTAHFLGGCPIGAGAEDGVIDPYHRLYGHPGISVVDGSAVSANLGVNPSLTITAQAERAMSFWPNKGEADPRPAPGAAYERLKAVEPSRPAVPADAFGALRLPFLGMPTVPPTA, from the coding sequence GTGTCACAGGAGAGCTCTGTCCAGGAACAGCCGGACGCGGCAGCGGACACCGGCGAGGGAACGTACGACTACGACGTGCTCGTCGTCGGCTCCGGCTTCGGCGGCTCCGTCACCGCCCTGCGGCTCACGGAGAAGGGGTACCGCGTCGGTGTCCTCGAAGCGGGCCGGCGCTTCACCCGCGAGGCGCTCCCCAAGAACTCCTGGGACATCAGGAACTACCTCTGGGCCCCGCGGCTCGGCATGTACGGCATCCAGCGCATCCATCTGCTGGGCAACGTGATGGTCCTCGCGGGCGCCGGGGTGGGCGGCGGTTCCCTCAACTACGCCAACACCCTCTACGTACCGCCGAAGCCGTTCTTCGACGACCCGCAGTGGAAGGACATCACCGACTGGGAGGAGGAGCTGAAGCCGTACTACGACCAGGCCCGGCGCATGCTGGGCGTGCGGCTCAACCCGACCATGACCCCGTCGGACGTCCACCTCAAGGCGGCCGCCGAGCGGATGGGCGTCGGGGACAGCTTCCACCTGGCGCCGGTCGGCGTGTTCTTCGGCGACGGGCAGGACGCGGACGGAGCGGCGAAGGCGACGGCGGGCCAGGAGGTCGCCGACCCGTACTTCGGCGGCGCGGGCCCCGCGCGCAAGGCGTGCACCGAGTGCGGCGAGTGCATGACCGGCTGCCGTCACGGCGCGAAGAACACCCTCAACGAGAACTACCTCTACCTCGCGGAGAAGGCGGGTGCCGTCGTCCACCCCATGACGACGGTCGTGTCGGTCACGGACGACTCGCGGGGCGGGTACGCCGTGCAGACGCTTCCGACGGACGAGCGGCGCAAGGGGGAGGGGCGCACGCTCACGGCGCGCCGGGTCGTCCTCGCGGCCGGCACGTACGGCACCCAGACCCTGCTGCACCGGATGAAGGCGGGCGGGCAGCTCCCGTACCTGTCGAAGCGGCTGGGCGAACTGACCCGCACCAACTCCGAGGCCCTGGTGGGCGCGCAGACCGACGACCGGCGGTACCGCAAGCTGCACGGAACGCCCAAGGCCGACTTCACCCGGGGTGTCGCGATCACGTCCTCGATCCACCCGGACGAGAACACGCACATCGAACCCGTGCGTTACGGCAGGGGATCCAACGCGATGGGCGGCCTGTCCATCCTCCAAGTCCCCTACGCGGAGGGCTCGTCGAGGGTCGCGGGCTGGTTCGCCAACGCGGCCCGGCACCCGCTGCTCGTGCTCCGGTCGCTGTCCAACCGGCGCTGGTCCGAGCGCACCATCATCGGGCTCGTCATGCAGTCGCTCGACAACTCCCTGACGACGTACGTGAAGCCGAAGGGCGCGGGCAAGGGACTGTTGACGGCACGTCAGGGACACGGTGCCCCCAACCCCAAGCAGATCAAGGCGGCCTCGCAGGCGGCCACCACCCTCGCCGAGGAGATCAACGGCTTCGCGGGCAGCAACGTCGGCGAACTGATGGGCACGCCGCTCACCGCGCACTTCCTCGGCGGCTGCCCGATCGGCGCGGGCGCGGAGGACGGGGTCATCGACCCGTACCACCGGCTGTACGGCCACCCGGGGATCTCCGTCGTCGACGGTTCGGCCGTCTCCGCGAACCTCGGCGTCAACCCGTCCCTGACCATCACGGCGCAGGCCGAGCGGGCGATGTCCTTCTGGCCCAACAAGGGCGAGGCCGATCCGCGTCCGGCGCCGGGAGCCGCGTACGAACGCCTCAAGGCGGTCGAGCCGTCCCGGCCCGCGGTCCCGGCCGACGCGTTCGGCGCGCTGCGGCTCCCGTTCCTGGGCATGCCGACGGTGCCGCCGACGGCATAG
- a CDS encoding succinic semialdehyde dehydrogenase yields the protein MTDSQAAEQATEKTGTDETAAADAAAGATALPDADPAPAAEAPDAAPTAVAEAPDAVPVPVAAAPDEAGVKAAPVGTNPLAPAPSGARTAADVVTPELVAQLTKGVVGSGRTANHTPFTGEKLADLPESTPEDVEKAFERARAAQVAWGATPVRQRAAVLLRFHDLVLARQAEVLDLIQLETGKARLHAHEEVQAVVVAARHYGRKAPAYLRPKRHTGAVPTLTKVTELRHPRGVVGQIAPWNYPLELSVGDALPAFVAGNAVVMKPDTETCLTALWARDLLVEAGLPAEVFQVVLGDGPVVGPEVVRHADYVSFTGSTRTGREVAQGAAARLVGVSLELGGKNAMVVLEDADIDKAAAGAVRACFSSAGQLCISIERLYVHESVADVFAERFAARTRAMRLGTSLAYGADMGSLVGERQLETVTRHVEEAVAKGATVLAGGVARPDIGPYFFEPTILDGVEAPMAVCAEETFGPVVSLYRFSTEDEVVELANATPYGLNSSVWTKDGRRGRAVAARLRTGTVNVNEGYAPAYGSVQSPMGGMKDSGLGRRHGSEGILKYTEAQTVAQQRLLPMAPSLGMDDEKYAAFMSRSLKVMKAFRLR from the coding sequence ATGACGGACTCGCAGGCCGCGGAGCAGGCCACGGAAAAGACCGGCACCGACGAGACGGCCGCCGCCGACGCGGCAGCCGGAGCCACCGCGCTGCCCGACGCGGATCCGGCCCCCGCCGCCGAGGCGCCCGACGCGGCGCCGACAGCGGTCGCCGAGGCGCCGGACGCCGTGCCGGTCCCGGTCGCCGCCGCCCCGGACGAGGCCGGCGTCAAGGCCGCACCCGTCGGCACCAACCCCCTCGCCCCCGCCCCCTCCGGGGCGCGCACCGCGGCGGACGTCGTGACCCCCGAGCTGGTCGCGCAGCTCACCAAGGGAGTCGTCGGGTCCGGGCGGACCGCCAACCACACGCCGTTCACCGGCGAGAAGCTGGCCGACCTGCCCGAGTCCACCCCCGAGGACGTCGAGAAGGCCTTCGAGCGGGCCCGCGCCGCCCAGGTCGCCTGGGGTGCCACCCCGGTCCGGCAGCGGGCCGCCGTCCTGCTGCGCTTCCACGACCTTGTGCTCGCCCGCCAGGCCGAGGTGCTGGACCTCATCCAGTTGGAGACGGGCAAGGCCCGGCTGCACGCGCACGAAGAGGTCCAGGCCGTCGTGGTCGCCGCCCGGCACTACGGCCGCAAGGCGCCCGCCTATCTGCGCCCGAAGCGCCACACCGGCGCCGTCCCCACCCTCACCAAGGTCACCGAACTGCGCCACCCGCGCGGTGTCGTCGGGCAGATCGCGCCCTGGAACTACCCGCTGGAGCTGTCGGTCGGCGACGCGCTGCCCGCCTTCGTCGCGGGCAACGCGGTCGTCATGAAGCCCGACACCGAGACCTGCCTGACCGCCCTGTGGGCGCGTGACCTCCTCGTCGAGGCCGGGCTGCCCGCCGAGGTCTTCCAGGTCGTCCTCGGGGACGGGCCCGTCGTCGGACCCGAGGTCGTCCGGCACGCCGACTACGTCTCGTTCACCGGCTCCACCCGCACCGGCCGCGAGGTCGCCCAGGGCGCCGCCGCCCGGCTCGTCGGGGTCTCCCTCGAACTCGGCGGCAAGAACGCGATGGTGGTCCTGGAGGACGCCGACATCGACAAGGCCGCCGCGGGCGCCGTCCGCGCCTGCTTCTCCTCGGCCGGCCAACTCTGCATCTCCATCGAGCGGTTGTACGTCCACGAGTCGGTCGCCGACGTGTTCGCGGAGCGGTTCGCCGCCCGCACCAGGGCGATGCGGCTCGGCACGTCCCTCGCGTACGGGGCGGACATGGGGTCGCTGGTCGGCGAACGCCAGCTGGAGACCGTGACGCGACACGTCGAGGAGGCCGTCGCCAAGGGCGCCACGGTCCTCGCCGGCGGTGTCGCCCGCCCTGACATCGGCCCCTACTTCTTCGAGCCCACCATCCTCGACGGGGTGGAGGCCCCGATGGCCGTCTGCGCCGAGGAGACCTTCGGGCCCGTCGTCTCCCTCTACCGCTTCTCGACCGAGGACGAGGTCGTCGAACTCGCCAACGCCACTCCGTACGGGCTCAATTCGTCCGTCTGGACGAAGGACGGCCGGCGTGGCCGCGCCGTCGCGGCCCGGCTGCGCACCGGCACGGTGAACGTCAACGAGGGCTACGCGCCCGCGTACGGCAGCGTCCAGTCGCCGATGGGCGGCATGAAGGACTCCGGCCTCGGCCGCCGGCACGGCTCCGAGGGCATCCTCAAGTACACCGAGGCGCAGACCGTCGCCCAGCAGCGCCTGCTGCCGATGGCCCCGTCCCTCGGCATGGACGACGAGAAGTACGCGGCGTTCATGAGCCGGAGCCTGAAGGTCATGAAGGCGTTCCGCCTCCGGTAG